The Actinopolymorpha sp. NPDC004070 region CCGGATTGTGCGGCATGGCCGTCCCTGTCGGTATCTATCTCGTTCTCAATGCAGGGCATTCCTCAGCGTCCGGTTGGGGCACGGTGATGTCGACGGATACTGCGTTGGCGCTCGGCGTGCTCGCCGTCGTAGGTCCTCGCGTGCAGGTGCGAACGCGTGCGTTCCTGCTCACTGTCTTCGTTGTGGACGACATCGCCTCGTTCGTGGTCATCGCGGTCGCCTACTCCGAGCGGATTCGGGTGGCCGCCCTGCTGGTCGCACTGGGATTCTTCTGTATGGTCCTGCTTGTCCGCGCCGCCGGCGTCCACCACGGTGCCGTGTATCTGGTGCTCGGCGTCGGGATGTGGGTCGCGCTGTTCGAGTCCGGTATCGAGCCGGTACTCACCGGACTACTGATGGGCATGCTCGCCTACGCCTATCCGGCCAGCCGCAGTGAACTGGAGCGGGCGACCGACCTGGTCCGGCGCTTCCGGGAGCAGCCGACACCGGAGCTGGCGCGGTTGGCACGGCTGGGGGTGGGGTCGGCCATCTCACCAAACGAGCGGCTGCAGCTGCTGTATCACCCATGGACGAGCTACCTGATCGTTCCGGTCTTCGCGCTCGCCAACGCCGGAGTCGTCGTCACCGGCGACATCCTCGCCGACGCATTCACCTCTCCGATCACCCTCGGGATTTTGATCGGCTATGTCGTCGGCAAGCCCGTGGGAATCTTCGCTGCCACCTGGCTGACCACTCGGCTGAGCCGGGGTCGGATCCGTCCGCCGGTCGGGTGGGCGGCAGTGGCCGGCGGTGGCATGACCGCAGGGATCGGCTTCACGCTGTCTCTGCTGATCGCCACCCTCGCCTTCACCGGCCGCCAGCTCGAGGACGCGAAGATCGGCATCCTCTGTGCGGCGCTCTGCGCGGCGGTGCTGAGTGGGGTCGTCTTCCGCATCATCGCGTCGCTTCCGCCGCACCTTCGCAGCCGTGCTCTCCTGGGTGAGACCGACGCCATGATCGACCTTGGCGTACCGGTCGACCCAGCTCGTGATCACCTGCGCGGCCCCCACGACGCTCCTGTCACCGTCGTCGAGTACGGCGACTTCGAATGCCCCTTCTGCGGACGGGCGGAGCCAGTTCTGCGAGAGCTTCTCGCCGAGAGCGGCGACGTCCGCTACGTGTGGCGCCATCTTCCCCTCAACGACGTTCACCCGCGGGCCCAGCTTGCCGCGGAGGCGGCCGAGGCTGCCGACATGCAGGGCGCGTTCTGGCAGATGCACGACCTGTTGCTCGATCAGCAGGACGACCTCAAGCCAAGTGACCTGGTCCACTACGCCGATGCTCTTGGCCTCGACGTCCACCGGTTCCGTGAGGATCTCCGGAGCCATAGGGGCGCGGCCCGGGTCGCCGAGGACATCGACTCGGCCGACCTCAGCGAGGTATCCGGAACGCCGACGTTCTTCGTCAACGGCCAGCGACACCACGGCGCGTACGACATCGCCGCGCTGTCGACGGCGGTACGCCTGGCCCGGATACGGGCAGGAATAGCGTCGTAGACGAGCGTGCCGGGAGCGTGACCTCGGGGGAGGTAGGTTCCGTGACGTCGGTCGAAACTGACACTACGAACGGCATCCGCAACATGCAGCTGTCCCACAGGTTCGCGGCGACTTCTGCGGTGTTCGACGAGCCGAATCTGGTGTCGTCGGCTGGGCTGGTCCCGGTGATGGGTCTGGCGGAATCGGCCAGCCAGCCACCGTGCGGGTTACGAGGAACGAATGGCATCGCTGGCCCTTGAGCCGTCGGATGAGCTCAGCGTTCGGCGTCTTCGGGTCGTCGTGCGTGTTTGCTGCTGGCTTTGACTTCCGAGGAATCGCCACCCGCTATGAAAAGCTCGCCGCTCACTACCGCACCGCCGTCACCGTCGCCGGCCTCATCCTGTGGATCAACCAAGATCCACAAAACAGGCCTGGCAGACAGTGCCGGCGTGCTCATCCCTGCACTTGATGGCAAGTTGCTGAGGCTCCAAGAGAAATCGCATTTCTCGTCAACCTAACCCGCGTTGGCGCGGCGGGCCGTGCTGAACCGGCGTTGGTAGGCGGTGGGGCTGATCGACAGCTTCCTGGCGAAAACCCGTCGCATGCTCTCGTAACTGGGGAACCCGGCGAGGACCGCGGCCTGCGTCGCGGTATGTCCTTGGTCGAGCAGCGCCCTGGACATGTCGAATCGGATGTTTTCCACGTAGCGGGCCGGTGTCGTGGCCAGCTCGTCGTGGAAAAGCCGGGTGAGGTGCCGCGTGCTCACGTTGAGGTGTTTCGCGAGTTCACCGAGCGAGTGGTCCCCGCGGGGGTTCGCCGCCACCAAGTCGGTGATCTTACGGAGAGCCGGCGAGCGGGGCGGCGGTAATTGCAGCGGGGCCGAGAACTGGGACTGGCCGCCCGCACGCTGCATGTACACCACCAAGGCGCGGGCGACGTCGCGCGCCAGGCGGGGCCCGTGGTCCTCTTCGATGAGAGCGAGCGCCAGATCGATGCCGGCCGTCACCCCTGCCGACGTGTACGTGGTGCCGTCGCGAACGTAGATCGCGTCGGGCTCGACGCGGCACGTCGGACAACGGGCGGCGAGCTCGTGCGCGACCTTCCAGTGTGTGGTCGCGCGCTTGCCGTCGAGGAGGCCGGCGGCGGCGAGAACGAACGCCCCAGTGCAGATCGACGCGATCCGGCCGGCCACAGCCGCCGGTACCCGCGCGGCGTCCGCCAGGTCGCCGGGGACACGAGCGCGCGGATAGAGGTCGGACCCGGCCACTAGCAACGTGTCGAAAGCCGACTCCGACGAGACGGCGCCGTCGACCGCGAGCTGGACCCCGAGGCTCGACGTGACGCCCGCACCGGTCGGCGACAGCAGCACGGTCCGGTAGTCGGCGCCGAACCGGTTCGCCTCCTTGAACACCTCCGCGGGACCGGCGACGTCCAGCAACGTCACTCCGTCGTAGACGAGGATCGCGACGCGATGGGGGGCAGCGTTCACCACTCCGGTCCCTCCAGAGCCGGTGACCGGGCGGACCCCGGCGGCACCGACCGCGGTCGAGCCGGCGACGCAGAAGGCATGAACACCGTTCCTTGGTAGCACACCGTCATCCTGGGATGACGGGGGCCCTCGTGGGCGGAGTTGCTCAACCGGCAGCGGGCGCCGAAGCCACCCCCCTCCGGCCGCCTTGGGGTGGTTCCGCGGTGCCGCGGCGGGGTGCGGGTCGTCACGAGAGTCAGTGCAGCGGTCGTGGTGGAGCACCCGGCTGCGATTTCGCCCCGTCCGGATTTAAGTGCTTCCTGGCCGGACGAAGGCAGCGCCGCACGCCGCCCCGCCGGCAGCATGGACATCGGACACACGGTCCACAGCCAGCACAGTCCCCAGAAAGTCAGAGGTCATGGCAGAGGTCATCGCGGGGTTGGAGATTCCTGAGACAGCGGCCGTCGCCGAGGCGACCCGGCTCATCCAGGAGACGACCAGCCCCCTCATCTACCACCACTCCCGGCGGGTCTTCTTCTTCAGCCTGATTCACGCTCACAGGCTCGGTGTGAAACCGGATCCAGAGTTGCTCTACGTGGCGGCAATGTTTCACGATACCGGTCTGTTGACTCCCTTTTCCGACGTCGAGCAGCGTTTCGAAGTCGATGGCGCCGATCACGCGCGCAAGTTCCTCCTGGAGCGGGGTTTCTCGACCGCCGCCGCCGACGCCGTCTGGACGGCGATAGCGCTGCACACCACGCCGGGCATCCCCGACCGGATGGGCCCGGAGATCGCGACCACGTACCTCGGCGTCTTGACCGAGGTGATGGGCTTCGGCCTGGACGGATTGGACCGCGTCCAGCTGGACGCAATCCTCGCCGTCCACCCACGAGGGGACTTCAAGAACCAGTTCCTGCGAGCCTACGTCGAGGGGCTGAAAAACCGCCCCGAAACCACGAACGGCACCGTGAACTCCGACGTGCTCGAGCACTTCATCCCCGGCTTCCAGCGCACAACGACGGTCGAGCGCATGCTCGGCGCACCTTGGCCGAGCTGAGTGAGAACGGTGTCAGTCATGTCGGCAACGGGCGTCGTCTCGGAGGTCGTGCCTCGTTCGTCGTGCTCCTCGAGTGGATGCACAATGGCGCTCTGGCGATTCGTGCGCAACTTCCCAACGAGGCCTACTACGCAGCTGCGAGTGCCCTGCGCCTGTGACGCCTGGAGCACCGGAAGTACGTGCTGCCGGCGTCACCCGCTGCTCTCCGCACCGAGGATGACCGGCCGAAGTAAGCGGTGACTACTGGGGACAACGAAGGAGCGGACTCGATGGCCACGCCCTGAGGGCCCTGCCTCGTCTCCCTGATGAGAACCAACGGACAGACGAAGATGCCCTGCACGTGAAGGGGCTGTGCACTCGGGTTGCCTCCACGCACCCGAAGGACACGGCGAAGACCACACGAAGGAATCAAAGGAACCATGACCAACACCCAGCGCGTCAACATCGGCAAGCAGCACCCGGCCGCCTACAAGGCCCTTATCGCCATGTCGTCGGGGGTAGAAGAGGCCGCCGCCGAAGCAGGCCTCAACCCGCTCTTGGTCGAACTGCTGAAGATCCGCACCTCCCAGATCAACGGCTGCGCATTTTGCCTGCGTATGCACACCCGCGACGCCCTCGAGAAGGGCGAAGCCCCCGACCGGATCGCCGTGCTACCTGGCTGGGAAGAGACCGACTACTTCTCCGAGACCGACCGTGCCGCCCTCCGCCTGACCGAGGCGATCACGCGCGTGGCGGACGGACACGTCAGCGACGAGGACTTCAACTCCGCCGCGGCCGTACTCACGGCGGACCAGGTGTCGGCAGTCGCCTGGCTGGCAACCGTGATGAACGCCTTCAACCGCGTCGCGATCACCAGCCGGTACCCCGTCGGCAGCTGACCTCGCCGGTGACACCGGCGGTGAAGTGATGGTGGAATCAGTCGGACAGCTAGCGCGAGCTGGCGCAGGTCTGAGCGCGTCCGAGGCCACGATCTGCTGGGGATGTCCAACCTGAGCGCCGATTCGAAATCTGTCTGGGCGGGGTCCGGAAGTTCGACACCCAGGCGTTCCTGAAGGTCCGCCTTCATGGACGTACTCATGGTGCGCTGCGCTGCCTGGACCGATTCGATCACTGCCCGTCCGAGCTCCTCGGCGTCGAGGTCGCGCATACCCCGAGCCGTGATCTTCAGCGACGTGACTTCCCCGGTGCCGTGGACCGAAACCTCGACAGCACCGCGTTCGTCAACGCCGTCGTAGGTACCGTTGACCAATTCCTCGACGAAGGCGGACATCTCGTGCAACTGCTCGTGGAGGTCCGCCAGCTTGCCGTCAAGCGCTCGGGCGGGACACTCCCGGGCTTCTCGGCCGGATCGCTTGGGCGGACGCCTGCTCTCGGTCCAGAGCGCTGAGGAGAGCGGCGGCCTGGTCGTCCGGACCCTTGATGGTGTTGTCCTCCTCGGCCTTCTTGTACCAGGCGGCCACCTTGTGAACAGCGGAGCTAACCTCGCCGAGTGAGGTGCTAACCGCGTCGACGGCCTTGTCCATGAAGTGCTGCGCCTGGTCGTAGGTGGACTGCGCACCGAGCGCGACGAGCGGCCAGGTCAGGTCCGTAAGTGACTAACGCCCTGTCCTGTGGACAGCTGGCGTCGACGACGAGGCAAGTCCTGGCACCATCCAGCGCACGAACTCGCCTACTACAGATGCGGCCGCGTCGACGGTTGCCCGCACGGTCATCCGGACCTCTACTCCACGAATCCGCCGCCGGCGACGGGTCGGACCTCGACCCCTCCGCCTTCCTGGCAGGCCGGGTTGAGCTTGGCGATCGCCAGCGCCGCGTCCAGGTCGGGCGCCTCGAGGATGTAGAAGCCGGCGACGACCTCCTTCGCGTCCACGAACGGGCCGTCGATGATCGTGTCGCCGCGCACCGAGGTGGCGAGGTCTCGGGGAGTCAGCGCCCAGGCCGCAACCATGGCGCCGGTCCGCTCCAGTTCCTCGGCGTGCCGGTCGCACGTCTCGGTGTCTTCGGCGGTGTGATTCGGGCGGTGGGCGGAATCGGTCGCGTAGATCAGAACCGCGTATTGAGCCATGACGGGTGCCTTCCTGCTCCTGTGTTCTGGGTCGGTACACCTCTACGTCGAGCGGTCCACCCCAATTCGACAGGACTGTACGACGAGATTCGGAAGGGATTCCGTTCAACCTGACCCGCGCCGCAGCCACCCTCACCGGTCCCGCGCTGGCCAAGGCGACCACCGCCACCATCCGCGCCAACTGATCGCAGTCCCCGCACGCCTGGCAACCTCCGCCCGACGGATCGTCCTGTATCTGCCGGCCGCCTGGCCGTGGGAAAGCGCGTGGACCCGCATGTTCACGACCGTCCTCGGCTGCGGGCCACCCACCCCGGCAACGACCTGACCACCCAGCCTCAACGGCGCGATCCGGAACCCCGAACGTGGACACCCTGGCAACCAGGCCAGGCGAAAGCCCCTGCCCGACCACAACCCCAACTGCCAATCCCACACCGAAACGATCACCTATAAGCCATCGGTGGATTCGGGCTCAGTGACCCTCAGTGTCACATCCCGAGGAAGCTCACTGTTTCTGCGATGTCCGCCCGCATTGTGCGCAGCTGCGGCACGCCTTCCATCTCGAAACACACCGAGACACCGCAGAACAGCACGAGGCCGTCACCGGCCCCGACTATCTCGCTGACGGTCTTGCGATACATCGTCCACATCACCTGTGGACAGCTGTGCAACCCTTCCGCCCTCAGCAGCAGCATGATCGTCTGTAGGTACATCCCCGCGTCCCCCCACTGACCGGGCCCCATCGACCGGTCGAGGTAGCAGAACAGCACGACCGGTGCGCCGAACGCCTCTGAGTTCAAGGCGGCGATCTTCATGGGCCTGTCGGGATCGTCGCGGGCGATCCCCAGCGCTTTGTACCTCTGGGCGGCCGCAGAGGAAAAACGGTCCAGGTATGGCGAGGTCATTTCGGCCGGGTACATCGGATACTCTCGCTCATCGCCCGGGTCTCCCGCTAGTGCCCGAGCGGTCGCGCGCCTCTTCAGTTGGGCCAAGGGCTTG contains the following coding sequences:
- the nhaA gene encoding Na+/H+ antiporter NhaA gives rise to the protein MTSPQPDVPLSARTVWSRAVPTPLREFVRTETGSAVVVLVAAVAALVWANADATSYDMVWRSPMSIEIGAFGLTQDIRGWVNTGLMTFFFFVFGLEARREFDMGELRDRRRLVLPLVAGLCGMAVPVGIYLVLNAGHSSASGWGTVMSTDTALALGVLAVVGPRVQVRTRAFLLTVFVVDDIASFVVIAVAYSERIRVAALLVALGFFCMVLLVRAAGVHHGAVYLVLGVGMWVALFESGIEPVLTGLLMGMLAYAYPASRSELERATDLVRRFREQPTPELARLARLGVGSAISPNERLQLLYHPWTSYLIVPVFALANAGVVVTGDILADAFTSPITLGILIGYVVGKPVGIFAATWLTTRLSRGRIRPPVGWAAVAGGGMTAGIGFTLSLLIATLAFTGRQLEDAKIGILCAALCAAVLSGVVFRIIASLPPHLRSRALLGETDAMIDLGVPVDPARDHLRGPHDAPVTVVEYGDFECPFCGRAEPVLRELLAESGDVRYVWRHLPLNDVHPRAQLAAEAAEAADMQGAFWQMHDLLLDQQDDLKPSDLVHYADALGLDVHRFREDLRSHRGAARVAEDIDSADLSEVSGTPTFFVNGQRHHGAYDIAALSTAVRLARIRAGIAS
- a CDS encoding GlxA family transcriptional regulator, with the protein product MVNAAPHRVAILVYDGVTLLDVAGPAEVFKEANRFGADYRTVLLSPTGAGVTSSLGVQLAVDGAVSSESAFDTLLVAGSDLYPRARVPGDLADAARVPAAVAGRIASICTGAFVLAAAGLLDGKRATTHWKVAHELAARCPTCRVEPDAIYVRDGTTYTSAGVTAGIDLALALIEEDHGPRLARDVARALVVYMQRAGGQSQFSAPLQLPPPRSPALRKITDLVAANPRGDHSLGELAKHLNVSTRHLTRLFHDELATTPARYVENIRFDMSRALLDQGHTATQAAVLAGFPSYESMRRVFARKLSISPTAYQRRFSTARRANAG
- a CDS encoding HD domain-containing protein, with protein sequence MAEVIAGLEIPETAAVAEATRLIQETTSPLIYHHSRRVFFFSLIHAHRLGVKPDPELLYVAAMFHDTGLLTPFSDVEQRFEVDGADHARKFLLERGFSTAAADAVWTAIALHTTPGIPDRMGPEIATTYLGVLTEVMGFGLDGLDRVQLDAILAVHPRGDFKNQFLRAYVEGLKNRPETTNGTVNSDVLEHFIPGFQRTTTVERMLGAPWPS
- a CDS encoding carboxymuconolactone decarboxylase family protein, with the translated sequence MTNTQRVNIGKQHPAAYKALIAMSSGVEEAAAEAGLNPLLVELLKIRTSQINGCAFCLRMHTRDALEKGEAPDRIAVLPGWEETDYFSETDRAALRLTEAITRVADGHVSDEDFNSAAAVLTADQVSAVAWLATVMNAFNRVAITSRYPVGS
- a CDS encoding YciI family protein produces the protein MAQYAVLIYATDSAHRPNHTAEDTETCDRHAEELERTGAMVAAWALTPRDLATSVRGDTIIDGPFVDAKEVVAGFYILEAPDLDAALAIAKLNPACQEGGGVEVRPVAGGGFVE
- a CDS encoding nitroreductase yields the protein MDVYEAVNSRRAVRAFSDEPVRKEVLERVLDAASRAPSSGNLQPWHVYVVTGKPLAQLKRRATARALAGDPGDEREYPMYPAEMTSPYLDRFSSAAAQRYKALGIARDDPDRPMKIAALNSEAFGAPVVLFCYLDRSMGPGQWGDAGMYLQTIMLLLRAEGLHSCPQVMWTMYRKTVSEIVGAGDGLVLFCGVSVCFEMEGVPQLRTMRADIAETVSFLGM